One segment of Carya illinoinensis cultivar Pawnee chromosome 1, C.illinoinensisPawnee_v1, whole genome shotgun sequence DNA contains the following:
- the LOC122315972 gene encoding probable sucrose-phosphate synthase 2 produces MAGNEWINGYLEAILDSGAPAKDEQKPTPVTSRDTGHFNPTKYFVEEVVTGVDESDLHRTWIKVVATRNTRERSSRLENMCWRIWHLARKKKQLEWEELQRLANRRWEREQGRKDATEDMSEDLSEGEKGDGLGEMVNCDTPRKRFQRNISNLEVWSDDKKEKRLYIVLISLHGLVRGENMELGRDSDTGGQVKYVVELSRALARMPGVYRVDLFTRQISSPDVDWSYGEPTEMLTAGPEDGDGNDVGESSGAYVIRIPFGPRDKYLRKELLWPYIQEFVDGALAHILNMSKVLGEQIGCGHPVWPYVIHGHYADAGDSAALLSGALNVPMVLTGHSLGRNKLEQLLKQGRQSKEDINSTYKIMRRIEGEELSLDAAELVITSTKQEIDEQWGLYDGFDVKLEKVLRARARRGVNCHGRYMPRMVVIPPGMDFSNVVVNEDDIDGELIQLTGGTDGSSPKAIPPMWSEVMRFLTNPHKPMILALSRPDPKKNITTLLKAFGECRPLKDLANLTLIMGNRDDIDEMSGGNASVLTTVLKMIDKYDLYGQVAYPKHHKQSDVPEIYRLAAKTKGVFINPALVEPFGLTLIEAAAHGLPMVATKNGGPVDIHRALNNGLLVDPHDDQAIASALVKLLSEKNLWNDCRKNGLRNIHLFSWPEHCRTYLTRVAACRMRHPQWQTDTPEDDMAADESLNDSLKDVLDMSLRLSVDGDKSSLNGSLDLAVATGDPELQDRVKQVLSRIKKPESVPKDFECSHKLLENVASKYPMLRRRCRLIVIALDCYDSNGAPEQNMIQIVQEIIKSVRLDSQTARVSGFALSTAMPMSETIEFLMSGNIQVNEFDALICSSGSEVYYPGTYSEEDGKLLPDPDYASHIDYRWGCEGLKKTIWKLINTSEGGENSYESSSPIQEDVKSSNAHCISYLIKDPRKAKKVDDLRQKLRMRGLRCHSMYCRSSTRLQTIPLLASRAQALRYFFVRWRLNVANMYVILGESGDTDYEELISGTHKTIIMRDVVPKGSEELLRTSGSYHRDDIVPSESPLITTISGKGKSDELANALKQVSKAAA; encoded by the exons ATGGCAGGTAATGAGTGGATTAATGGGTACCTAGAGGCCATACTGGACAGTGGGGCTCCGGCAAAAGATGAGCAGAAGCCGACGCCGGTGACTTCGAGGGATACCGGCCATTTCAATCCGACCAAGTACTTTGTGGAGGAGGTGGTGACGGGTGTGGATGAGTCTGACCTGCACCGCACGTGGATCAAGGTGGTCGCCACCCGAAACACCCGGGAGCGTAGCTCCAGGCTCGAGAACATGTGCTGGCGCATTTGGCACCTTGCCCGCAAGAAGAAACAG TTGGAATGGGAGGAACTTCAACGTTTGGCAAACCGAAGATGGGAGCGAGAACAAGGACGCAAGGATGCAACAGAAGACATGTCCGAGGATTTGTCAGAAGGAGAAAAGGGGGACGGTTTGGGGGAGATGGTGAATTGTGATACTCCCAGGAAAAGGTTCCAGCGAAACATCTCGAATTTGGAAGTATGGTCAGATGACAAAAAGGAAAAGCGGCTTTATATTGTTCTTATCAG TTTGCATGGTTTGGTCCGGGGAGAAAACATGGAGCTTGGTCGAGATTCTGATACTGGTGGACAG GTCAAATATGTGGTTGAGCTTTCTCGTGCACTTGCAAGGATGCCTGGGGTGTATAGGGTAGACCTTTTTACCCGCCAAATCTCATCACCTGACGTTGATTGGAGCTATGGGGAGCCAACAGAGATGTTAACTGCTGGCCCTGAAGATGGTGACGGTAATGATGTTGGAGAGAGCAGTGGGGCATACGTTATAAGAATTCCATTTGGTCCCCGCGATAAATACCTCCGAAAAGAATTGCTTTGGCCATATATTCAAGAATTTGTAGATGGAGCTCTGGCTCACATTCTTAACATGTCAAAAGTTTTGGGTGAACAAATTGGTTGTGGCCATCCTGTATGGCCATATGTAATTCATGGACATTATGCAGATGCTGGTGATAGTGCAGCTCTTCTTTCAGGTGCTTTAAATGTCCCAATGGTACTGACAGGACACTCTCTTGGGAGAAACAAGCTGGAACAGCTTCTTAAGCAGGGGCGTCAATCAAAGGAGGACATCAATTCAACATACAAGATAATGAGGAGGATAGAAGGAGAGGAGCTTTCCCTTGATGCTGCTGAGCTTGTTATTACAAGCACTAAACAGGAAATTGACGAGCAATGGGGACTTTATGATGGTTTTGATGTCAAACTTGAGAAGGTGTTGCGTGCCCGTGCTAGACGTGGGGTTAATTGCCATGGGCGATACATGCCAAGGATGGTG GTTATTCCTCCTGGAATGGACTTCAGCAATGTTGTGGTTAATGAAGATGACATTGATGGTGAACTCATACAACTGACTGGAGGTACTGATGGATCTTCTCCGAAAGCAATTCCACCAATGTGGTCAGAA GTGATGAGGTTTCTTACAAATCCTCACAAGCCAATGATCTTGGCGTTATCAAGGCCAGATCCAAAAAAGAACATAACCACTCTTTTGAAAGCTTTTGGCGAGTGCCGTCCCTTGAAAGATCTTGCTAATCTT ACACTCATAATGGGGAATAGGGATGATATAGATGAGATGTCTGGTGGAAATGCTAGTGTGCTTACGACGGTGTTGAAAATGATTGACAAGTATGACCTCTATGGGCAAGTGGCTTACCCAAAGCATCACAAGCAATCGGATGTTCCAGAGATATACCGGCTTGCAGCAAAAACAAAG GGAGTGTTCATAAATCCAGCTTTGGTGGAGCCTTTTGGGCTAACCCTGATTGAG GCAGCAGCACATGGGCTTCCAATGGTGGCTACAAAAAATGGTGGACCAGTTGACATTCATCGG GCCCTGAATAATGGTTTGCTTGTGGACCCCCATGATGATCAAGCAATTGCTTCTGCTCTGGTTAAATTGTTGTCAGAGAAGAACTTATGGAACGACTGCAGAAAGAATGGTCTGAGGAACATACACTTGTTCTCATGGCCTGAACACTGCCGAACCTATTTGACTAGGGTAGCAGCCTGTCGCATGAGGCACCCACAATGGCAAACTGATACTCCAGAGGATGACATGGCTGCTGATGAGTCTCTCAATGATTCACTTAAGGATGTACTAGATATGTCACTTAGGCTCTCAGTTGATGGGGACAAATCTTCACTGAATGGATCTCTTGACTTAGCTGTGGCAACTGGTGACCCGGAGCTGCAAGACCGAGTGAAACAAGTCCTGAGCAGGATAAAGAAGCCTGAATCTGTCCCAAAAGATTTTGAATGCTCCCATAAGTTGCTTGAGAATGTGGCAAGCAAGTATCCCATGTTGAGGCGGAGATGTAGGTTAATAGTTATCGCACTTGATTGTTATGACAGCAATGGAGCTCCTGAACAAAATATGATTCAGATAGTGCAAGAAATAATTAAGTCTGTTCGTTTAGACTCTCAAACAGCAAGAGTCTCTGGCTTTGCTTTATCAACAGCTATGCCAATGTCTGAGACAATAGAGTTTTTGATGTCAGGGAATATTCAAGTAAATGAGTTTGATGCTTTGATTTGTAGTAGTGGTAGCGAAGTGTACTACCCTGGCACCTATTCCGAAGAAGATGGAAAACTTTTGCCTGATCCAGATTATGCATCACATATTGATTATCGTTGGGGTTGTGAAGGTTTAAAGAAAACCATTTGGAAGCTGATAAATACATCTGAAGGTGGAGAAAACTCCTACGAGTCTTCCAGCCCCATTCAGGAGGATGTGAAATCAAGCAATGCGCATTGCATCTCATACTTAATAAAGGATCCTAGAAAG GCAAAGAAAGTGGACGATTTGAGGCAGAAGCTTAGGATGCGGGGGCTACGTTGCCATTCAATGTACTGCAGGAGCTCAACAAGACTGCAAACTATTCCTCTCCTAGCATCTAGAGCACAGGCTCTCAG ATACTTTTTTGTCCGCTGGAGATTGAATGTTGCAAACATGTACGTGATCCTCGGTGAAAGCGGAGACACTGATTATGAGGAACTGATATCTGGGACTCATAAGACCATAATCATGAGAGACGTGGTACCTAAGGGTTCGGAAGAGTTGCTCAGAACATCAGGAAGTTACCATAGGGACGACATTGTTCCTAGTGAAAGCCCATTGATCACCACAATTAGTGGGAAAGGAAAGTCCGATGAGCTTGCCAATGCCTTGAAGCAAGTCTCTAAAGCTGCTGCTTGA